ACGCGCTTGCGGGCAGCCAGCTCCTTCAGGTGCTGCCATGCTTCCTCGGTGAGGCACAGGTTGACGCGTCGCTTGGGCACGGCCACCACCTTCTTCTGTATACACAATACACATACAGAATAACCCCGTCAACCGCTGTCCAACCTCACAGCTTCACAACCACCTCCAGCCGCCCCTGTGCGTCGCACTTCCCGCCCACGACCAGCAGCCCCAGATCGCGACGCAGGGCCCAGCCTGTCGCGCCGTGTGGCAAGTCGTCCTTCCCGGGCAGGGCTTGCCCACCGGCGCTGACCGCCGTCGGGACGGCTTCGCCCAGTCCCCCCACCGTGAGGTACGCGATCTCGCCCGGCAGGTACTTGAGGCTCACCGTGAGGCCCTCGGCGCCTGCCTTTGTCTGCAGGTCGCCGGGGGCCGTCACGTGCAGTGTGCGCTCCCCCGCCTTCACGGCCAGCGACCGCAGCCCCGGGTCCAGGCCGCGGCGGGCCATCAGGTTGAGCTGGATGTTCTCGGGGTTGATGTACACCCCGTTGCGGGTGGTGAACCACTGGCCGAAGCTGTCGGGGTACGTCCCGGCCAGCTTCTCGTTGTCCATGGGCCACTGCTGGTGCATGCCGCTGGCGACCATGCCGTCCACCTGGCGCGCCCACAGATCGCTCTGGTCGAACCGCATCAGCTCCTGCAGGCCGTAGGCATAGACGAGGCCGCACCACTGCACCGGCAGGCCGATCCAGGAGTGGGTGAAGAAGGTGCTGCCGAAGACGGGGATGCTCGCATAGCGCATGCCGGGGTGCCGTCCGTCGTCCCAGGCGTACTGGAACGGCAGGCCGGTGCGGGCATAGAAGCGGGCATCGGCGAGGTACTGCTGGTCGCCGGTGGCCATGTAGGCCCACACGGCGGCGCGGAGGGCATAGGCGGAGGCGAGCACATCGGGCTCGAGGATCGGGCATTCCCAGCCCTGCGCCCCGCGCGGCACGGGGAACCTCCGCAGCCGGTCCATGGCTTTGCGCAGCGCCTCGATGGTCGCCGAGTTGCCGGAGATGGCCGCCCAGCGTGCCAGGGACAGCGCCTCCCGGCCGCACGTGCCCATCGTCTGCGTTCCGTCGGCCCCCAGCTTCTCACGCCCCTTGCCCGGATGGTAACCCCAGCCGCCGTTGGCCTCCTGGCTCTTCATCGCCCCCTCGGCCTGGCCACGCATGCCGTCGAGGGCGCCGGGCAGGCTGCCCCAGTGGTACGGGAACTCCCAGCCCATGATGTGGCAGTTGGCGCGGCTGGCGAGGCCCTTGGCCCCCTCCTGCTGCACCGTCTGGTTGCCGACCAGGTCGGCGCGCGCCAGCAGCTTCGTCCGCTCCGCCCCCTGCGCCACCGCCCGGCCGTCCAGCAGCATCAGCGTCGCGTGGCCCGGCGAGTTCGCTGACCCCCATCCCACGACATGCCGGCCCTTGTTGGCCTGCTCATCCCACACGGTCACCAGGAAGGCGTGGCGGCACAGGGCCATCTCCTCCTCAAAGGAGCGCGGCCAGGCTTCGGCAGCCGGATAGCCGACCAGCTTGTCGAACCACACGAGCGCCTCGGTGGCGTCGGACACGGGTTCGGCGGCCACGATGTACTGCGACAGCCGCCACGTCTCCCCCGCCTTGAGCGTCACCGGCGCGGCGGCCAGGCGCTGGTTCTCAGGGATGCCGTCGGGCGTGGCGGGCAGTTGCAGTTGCATCAGGTGGCTGCTCATGCCCTCCACGAAGTCGGGCGTGGCGAAGCAGGCCCCCGGCGCCACGTGCGTGCCGTCCCACTGCTGCTGCGCGTCCCACATCAGGCCCATCAGCGCGCCGCGCGGCGCCTGGACGATCATCATGGGTACGGTGACTTTGAACTGGTGCGGCACACGCCGGTCATCGAGCGGCGGGGCGAGGTCGCGGTCGCTGGAACTGCGCTCGTCGCCCTCCAGGTACTCCAGGCCGGGGAACACGGCCACGCTCTTGAGCGGTCCCGCCTGCCGGTCGCCCGCATGGACAGCCGGGCCGCGCACGGCCAGCACGCGCTGCTCGCCCTGCGCGGTCAGCTCCAGGTCGAGCTTGAGCGCCGGGCTGTCGGCTCCCAGAGTGGCCTGCAGACGACACGCGAAGCCACGCCCCGTGCCTTCCGCGCTGAGCTGCGCCTCGTTCCCCTTCACGCCGGCCTGCAGCTTGCCGAAGGTCGGGCTGACCTCCCGGCCTGTCGCGTCCACGGTCTGTACCCAGGGCGTGACCGAGCCACCAGGCTCCCAGCCGCCATCGCCCCAGGTCCAGACGTACGCGCCCAGGCCGAGCAGGTCGCGGTTGATGAGCCACCGCGATTGCCGGTTCTGCAGCAGCAGGTAGCTGCCAACCTCGCGGCACTCAGACCCGGTGGCACGGGCGGGCGGGAGCTGGGGGAAGGCTGGCCAGGCGGTCAGGCTGACCGACCGGTGCTCCTCGTGCTTCTGCTGGCCGTCCTGCCAGGACACGGCGGCGGTCTCGGAGAGCGTCCCTGCCTTGACGGGCGCCGTCTGTCCTGCTTCGAACGGTACCTCCACCGTGGCGCCGGGCGCGAGGCGTTCCAGCTTGCGTACGCGGGCGCCCAGGCTGACTCGCGCGGCGTGTTCCACGCCGAGCGTTCCCAGGCCCACGTTGCGCACCGAGACGCTGCCCGTCACACGGTCGCCGACGCAGTTCACAGCCTGGCGGGACAGCGAGGCCGCGACGAGCCGCACCTCCGGCTGCCAGCTTCCGCCCCATGCCGTCCCCTCGCCCCGCCAGCGCCACGCCACACAGGCCGTCTGGGCGCTGAAGTCGAAGCGGACGAAGCTCAGCCCCTCCGCCTCGGCCGGCGCAACGGCGGCAGTGGCGTCGGGGACGGGCCGACCCGCCGCATCCAGGCCCTCGACGACCGTTGCGCCCGTAGGCTTCTCGACGACCAGCAACCCGGCACACCCGCTGACGGCTACGTCGGGCGGGAGGGGTTGCGCCGGCAGGCTCGCGACGAGGGGCTGGCCGAACAGCGCCCAGTCATAGTTGGTGTTGCCGGCCGGGCCGGGGTCGGTGGCGAGGGAGATGGCCCCCTTCAGCGCGCCGCCCTCCGGCGTCAGGGCTGCCGCCAGCGGCGCCCACACGCTCTGCGTGAGGGTGCGCATGGCCAGGTCCCGGCCCGTGTACTGCAAGGTGAAGCGCACGCCATCAGGCTTGTGCTCCTGGTCCTGCCAGTCGAAGCCCTCGCTGATGCCGACGAAGCTGAGCAGGAAGGCGCGTCGGTCCGGGCCGAGCAGCAGGTCGAGGGGAGGATAGGTCAGCGTGCTCTTCTGCGTGTTCTGCGGGTGCAGGAAGATCGAGGGGATGACCTGGCCCCCGATCTTGGCGGACCCGCGCGGCGCGCACGAGAGGGTGTTGGCGGCCCGAGCCTGGGGGAATAGCTCCATGCCCGACCAGAGAAGCTGGGCGGAGCGGATGTCGGCGGCGTGAGCGACGCCAGACAGGAGAAGGCACAACAGCATGAGGCAGAACCGCGTCATGTCAGAGCCCTCCATAGTGCCCGAGGCGCTCAGGGCGCCTCAGCGCTCAACTGTGCGGCCAACTCAAGGGGGTGCATGGCAGCGACGCCGGGGATGTCCTGAAAGTGACGGTCGGCGGTGACGATGGTCTCGATGCCTGCCCACCTGGCGACGGCAATGTGGAGGGCGTCGCGGGCGGAGAGCTGGGGGTGTCTCTCAACGAGGTCCAGCATGGCACTGACAGCTTCGGGGTGCACCGGGAGGACGATCCGGAACGCACGCATGACCTGGCGAGCGAGGTCGATCCCGAGGTGATCACGCCTGATCGCCTTGTAGCGGTGGACGATCTCCTGCAGTACCTCCGTACTCGTGGCTGCCCGAATGCTCTCGTCGGCCGCGGCAACGATGATCTGCTGGCAGGGGATGCGGAACGACTCATCTCCGCCTATGGAGTAGACGAACACATTGGTGTCAATGAAGTACGCGGGCGCTCGGTCAGATCGGTTCATCCATGAACCGTCCGCGCTCGATTTCCTGCTCGATCTGCTCGGGCGTGCCCGCCGGACAGCGCATCTCCTTGATGCGCGCCACGGCCTCCAACCGCATGCGCTTCTGCTCTGCCTCCAGCGCCTCCATGATCGCCTCGGCAGCGAACTGACTGGCGGACTTCTGTCGCGCCGCCGCCACGCGCTTGAGCGCCGGCCAGAGGCCCTCCGGCATCGTCATGGTAACGCGATCGCGAGCCATATGAACACCTTCGTTCATACTAAGTCGGTATGAACTGATTATCGCATTACCGCAACGGTATGTCAACCCAACTGCTTCCGCACGAAGTCCCACACCCGCGCCTTGTAGTAGCGGTGGCCCTCCGGACCCACGTACAGCTCCAGCTTGCCCTCCGCCCCGGCGGCCCGGTACATGCCCTGGACGCGCTCGTAGGCGATCCTGACGCCCTCCAGGGGGAAGATGCTGTCCTGCTGGCCGGCGATGATCAGCATCGGCCGCGGCGCCACCAGGCCCGCGATGTCGTACATCTCGCACAGGTTCAGCAGCCCCGGGGCGTAGTTGCAGTCACAGTGGGCCATGGCCATGATTGAGTGCTCGAAGGTGCAGAAGTAGCAGCTCGGGATGGAGAGGGCGAAGCGGGTGTCGAGGGCGGTCGCGAAGAGCGTGGCGGTGCCGCCGCCGGACTGGCCGGTGCAGATGATCTTGTGCGGGTCTACCTGCGGCAGCGTCAGCAGGTAGTCCACCGCCGACATGCAGTCCAGCACGCGCATCCCCAGGAGGGTCCGACCAACCATCAGCGCGCGCTGGGATAGCTGCTGGCAGGAGC
This is a stretch of genomic DNA from bacterium. It encodes these proteins:
- a CDS encoding acetylxylan esterase: MIETRANEPLQRRLDDLLAGSLRAMSYEAGSDDDFHAWQRSLRSELLSLLAVHPQEELPVTGQVFDERDMGDYVRQYVRFTSRDGITIPAFQLVPKGVTGPVPAVLCLHGHGPGKVVPADFGQDVRGKPVQVEGERDYAVQAVREGYVALAPDLRGFGELMLDQDLAGGAGCSCQQLSQRALMVGRTLLGMRVLDCMSAVDYLLTLPQVDPHKIICTGQSGGGTATLFATALDTRFALSIPSCYFCTFEHSIMAMAHCDCNYAPGLLNLCEMYDIAGLVAPRPMLIIAGQQDSIFPLEGVRIAYERVQGMYRAAGAEGKLELYVGPEGHRYYKARVWDFVRKQLG
- a CDS encoding type II toxin-antitoxin system VapC family toxin gives rise to the protein MNRSDRAPAYFIDTNVFVYSIGGDESFRIPCQQIIVAAADESIRAATSTEVLQEIVHRYKAIRRDHLGIDLARQVMRAFRIVLPVHPEAVSAMLDLVERHPQLSARDALHIAVARWAGIETIVTADRHFQDIPGVAAMHPLELAAQLSAEAP